CATCCCACACCACAGGAAATCTGTGTGCGGTTTAGATGCAAGCCGGAGTCTCTTTCTACAGGCCGcttgtgcgtacgtgtgtggAGAACATACAGCAGCATGGTCAGCCGGTGAGGAAAgctttccctttctcttctttaaAGGTTTCACATGTTTGAGGATAAAAAAAACGTCAAGATGAAACATATTGTTGAAAAGTACCTTTCAAGGTTCAAATGTGTTGATTTCTCtggagtgaaagaggaggaagcagcttgGAGACGCAACTCAGTGAcgtttgttgttttccttgtaAGAGAAAAAGAGTTGATGATGCAGAGTTTTCCTCAAAACTCAGTTCCTCAGTTTGGGATTAAAGAGAAAAGGGATTGCTGCAGCCGTGAGATAAGACctgattaaaagaaaatgaaagaaagaaataaacactgaaaaatgaacgCGTGATAAGAAATAGGGGCAGAACGAGACACAGATGTGAAGAGAGAtgcacagagagaaggaaaaaaaagtggtcAAAAGAGAATTGACCGGTACAGAAACAAGCCAGGAAATGGCAGCTGACCAAACAATCTCAGCACATGGTCCATTAAGTAGCTGctcttctggagcttttgatggTATCACAccatcttcctcagcagatatCACCAAATTATAGATGTTCAAATTTACACTGAAAGGAATTACTTTGTTTTCGTTTTAATGACTGTGCTGAGGAAGATGTTGTGAGATGCTTTaaaacagctactaaatggacctcaTGGAGAGATTGTTTGGTCAAATGAACTTTCAGTTTCAGGTAAGTAATTATGTGCATCACTTGCAGCCCAGTCACTGTGTGGAATATATCATCGCGTTTAGAGGAAGTCCTGATTCAACAGCGAAGAGCAAaccacacagcaacagcagccttTGAAGAAACAGTTAAAAGTTTTCTGACCTGGTCATGTTATGGAAGTgttccttgaaatttgtttttcactttcctctgcagagtGGAGCATCCAGCTGGAGGCTACAAGAAGATCTTTGAGAcagtggaggagctggatgAGCCCATACCCGCTAACATCACTGGTACTTTTTGCCTTTATGAATCTgctcagctgctcagctgcacgTCCGTCACTCCGCACTGAGACACATCTGCAGAAATACGCTTGGAATCTCATATcaaatatctgtgtttgtgtgtgtgtgtgtgtgtgtgtgtgtgtgtgtgtgtgtgtgtgtgtgtgtgtgtttgcaggtgttaTACCATCCTGGCTGGGTGGCAGTCTCCTCAGGATGGGTCCAGGTCTTTTCGAGGTGGGAGATGAACCTTTCTACCACCTGTTTGATGGACAGGCGCTCATTCACAAGTTTGACCTGAAGGGCGGTCAGGTGACCTACTACAGGAAGTAAGAATACAAATCGCTgccttttttttatgtctgtttttctaCATGTTGTCTTATCTGTTCTTTATCTCTCCTCCCTTTTGAAGCACTGTGGAATTGTTAATGGGTGTCTTAGCATCGCTGTGCATTtttgaacatgaaaaacaaatctggCAAACATTGTTTATCACTTGCTATTATTACTCTTGATGCAGATCCAAATCCAGATGCTGATCCTTTATGACATCTGAAATGTGTTAGTGCAGACAGGCATGCAgttctgtgcagcagaggaatgAGCTGACAGTCAGTTCATCCGATTCATCCTGGAATTTtgcaagagaaaaacaactCAGACGCAGAGACGCAGCAGCTACAAGCCACAAAAATGCTTCAGCCAACTTCTTTTCAAAAGGAGTTTTGCCCAATGAGTAGaatcagtgatgtgttttagGGTGTATCTTGTGACTTTGTGGTGCTCTGGCACATGATGTGTGTGATCTCTCTGCTCAGGTTTCTCAGGTCTGACTCATATGTTCGTGCCATGACGGAGAACAGAGTGGTCATCACTGAGTTTGGAACAGCAGCCTACCCAGACCCCTGCAAAAACATCTTCTCCAGGTCAGCCCAGTCCCTGAGCTTCTCAGCATTATCCAGATGTCTAGCCGTGGTCTGATTGGTCAAATGTTCTGTTCTTCGGTGCAGTGCTTAATGTAAATGGTCATATAGTcgtggacattttgggaaatacacccAGTCGCTGTGTTGAcgtgagttagatgagaaaatgaaggaatgGACTTTGAAACCAGGTAGATTTTTGTTCTGACGAGCTCAAACGAttagtcaatcaatcaattagtTAACTGACAGAAAGTAAATCagcaattattttgataattgatgaATTGTACCAAAAATGGACTCATTCCATTTCCTCACATGTAAAGTTTTACCAGTTTTCTTAGTTTAAGGGTATTAAACTGAGGTTTTGACTGCTGTTTACAAGCAGTATAAAAATGTTAACCTGGGCTCTGGTCACTTGTGATACATATTACTTTTAACTAATTCTTGACCTTTTATGGACCAAATAATTAACAATTAATAAATAAGTTTCTAAAATAACTTCCATTGGATGAATTGATATTGATAATGTTCCACAGTATTCATGTGCTTTAATATATGAAAGCGTGTAGAACAGACATACGATCAGCTGACCATCAGCCTTCCTTGTCTCTGTGCAGATTCTTTACTTACTTCAGAGGCATTGAGGTGACTGATAACTGCGTAGTGAACATCTATCCAATCGGCGAAGACTTCTACGCTGTCACAGAGACTAATTACATCACTAAGGTTGATCCTGATTCGCTGGAGACTTTAAAGAAGGTGAGAGCTGATTGGTTTACATCATGCTGACTGCACTGATAATGAATGTGACAAGTTTCTTGATACAGTTTTTCCATTTAAGtccctgtttttgtttttttttgttttttttaaaatgcaaaaatgtaagATTGGAATTTGAGTAAATGATTGCCATTTCAGTTCggacaaagtgtttgtttgctttgtgctaCAGTGACAATGTTGTATCTGAAAAATATACCTCTGGTGTATACAAACCATGTCCATGGTTAGATTTTTTTACAGTAATGATGTATTTATGCATTaatgtgatgatgtcatttaaaCATGCTTTATACACCTTTACAGTGACTCTTCACCAGTCTGACTTTTTCTTGTATTCTTTctcttgtgtattttgtgtgtgtgtatttatattagGTGGACCTGTGTAAGTACCTCTCAGTGAATGGGGTGACTGCTCACCCCCACATTGAGACAGATGGTACAGTCTATAACATCGGTAACTGCTTTGGCAAAAACATGAGTCTGGCTTATAATATCGTCAAAATCCCGCCTGCTCAGAGAGGTGAGTTTTGTTCCAAATCTAAACCGTCAGCGAACTgaatttaattgattttttttgcattttctcaaCTGAACAAAGTTGAAATTTCTTTaaacatgtttgatgttttacaACACAATCACAACTGTtattgtcgttgttgttgttttaatgtCCCATACTGTGACGGTGTGTTTCCAGACCAATCAGATCCCATAGAGAAATCCCAGGTTGTGGTCCAGCTGCCCAGCAGTGAGAGGTTAAAGCCCTCCTACATACACAGGTACCCAGCTGGTTCTTTCATTTCTCACaatgaacacacagcacaagGAATTCAACTCAATCTTATGCTTTGCATCTGTGCCTGTTTGACAAAGCTTGTCCAAACCAGCCAGAAAAAATCACcgttttgctgctgctcatgtatccacctgtctgtctgcttgtctttccATAGTTTCGGTATGACAGACAactattttgtgtttgtggagcaGCCAGTGAAGATAAACCTGCTCAAGTTCCTGTCGGCTTGGAGCGTCAGAGGAGCCACATACATGGACTGCTTTGAAACCAATGATACTATGGGGGTAGGCAGAGGCATGAGGCATGGCCCTCAGTGGGGGATGGGTCCTTGGCTTGTTAGTGCCACGGGTTGATTACAGACCCAGGACCTCTGTATGAAGTAACTGTTCACATTTCTTGTTGGAGATTCAATCAAACACGACTACAGAGAGCTGCAAAACAACTACGAAGATACACAAAATGATTACAAAGTGATATAAAATAGCTATGAAGATACACAAAATTCAACACAATAGATGcagctgttttgtgtctctgtcagtcttCTTGCTCCTGTGTAGGAGGGCTGGGGGCCTTTTACATGTCCCTGTCTGGAAGCCTATTGACTTGTAATCTGTGTATGGATGTAGGCTACATGGAGTTACAAAGATCAGAtatttattagtattatttCATATTAGAATGTAAGAAAGTTGTTTATTTGGCATTCACTTATCACTCTGAATAAACACCATAACTGGTAATAATGTACAGCGCATTATTGCGTAGAAAGGCTTTAAAATCGagtcttaatgcatttttatacTACTTTTACAATGTGCCCCCCCTTTGAATCTGAGCCTTCATCTTCGTGGACATTTCTGTTcacacatgcgtgtgtgtatgtgtgtgttgtagacGTGGTTCCACTTGGCCACTAGGGACTCAGCAGGTTATCTGAGCAGCCACAAATTCAGAACGTCAGCCTTCAACATCTTCCACCATATCAACACCTACGAGGAGCAGGGATTCATCGTCGTTGACCTCTGCACGTGGAAAGGGTGAGTGTGACcctgtgcgtgtctgtgtgagtgttgcATGATGGGTATAATTGTCTCATCctgacatctctctctttccacagtCATGACTTTGTGTATAACTACCTGTACCTGGCCAACATGAAGCAGGAGTGGGAGGAAGTGAAGAAAGCAGCAATGAGAGCTCCTCAGCCCGAGGTCAGACGATACGTTCTGCCGGTGGACATACACAGGgtgagtccacacacacacacacacacacacacacacacacacacacacacacacgaatataCACACTGCAAGTTAGTAATGTCATTGCAACCACACTTTCCTTACATTCCTGTGAGGGGTGTATAAAACACCCCTCACACTAGAGTGTGCTGACAGTTCGTGTGTATATCCAtctgcgtgcttgtgtgtgttttcaggaagaGCAGGGGAAGAATCTGGTATCTCTGCCCTACACGACCGCAACTGCTGTTCTTCGTAGCGATGGCACCATCTGGCTGGAACCTGAAGTCCTCTTTTCTGGACCAAgacaaggtaacacacacacacacacacacacacacgagtccccacaatgtgacagaTTTCTGCCCCCACAACACAGTgatacatggccacacacacccCTGTCTAATGACATTGTGCAGCCGTGATGAATCAGAATCAGTATGATGCTTTTAAGTTGAGCTTGAAGGTTCATTCTTGCTCGAAAACGTACTGTGGAAGAAGTAGGAATACCAATACAAGGTATAGAGGTATTAGcattaaaatatacttaaagtaccaaaagtagAAGCagtcattatgcagaatggtcCATTACTGATGCGTCAATGTATTCATCACTTTAATATTGTAGCTGGTAAAGGGGGAGCAAATTAGGATGACTTTATATATTACTGGATGGCTGAATTTATAAAAATACATCGCAATATTTTGtgtctgaagctgcagagtcACTAGTAACTGAAGTTCTGAGAGAAATGCATTGTACTTTATTgtgcaaatattgtacttttgtACTCAATAGTACAATATTGGCCTCCAAAATGTAGTAGAAGTATTAAGgaatataaaatggaaatactcaagtctgtgtacttaagcacagtacttgagtgaatgtactcagttactttcaaCCAAGGCTTACAGccaagctgttttttttgtgtttattttcctttggGTCTCTTTCATTTATAATATTTCTCTTtgtgcctctctttctctctcagcctttGAGTTTCCACAGATTAACTACTCTCTGTGTAGTGGGAAGAAGTACTCCTTCACCTACGGCCTGGGACTCAACCACTTCATCCCTGACAGGGTACGAACTCGTTTATCACCCAGCGTTTGCTGACACGGACGCTGATGTTAATGAAGCCTGTCGGTTGTTTGTTACTGACCTGCTGTAGATCATCAAGCTGAACGTACAGACCAAAGAGACCTGGGTGTGGCAGGAGGAAGACTGTTACCCATCAGAGCCGCTATTTGTACCGACACCTGGAGCTACAGAGGAGGACGATGGtaggacgcacacacacataaatacactattacacatacacaaatatacaTGAAGCATATATGACACTGTGATCTGCACCATTCTGTCATCTTGCCATGTCTTCAGTGTAGCTGGAGCCATAAATAtgacctcctctgtctctgtgctgcaggtgtgcTGCTGAGCATCGTGGTGAAGCCGGGAGCAGAGCGACCAGGTTCCCTGCTGGTGCTGGATGCCAGGAAACTGACAGAGCTGGCCAGGGCAGAGGtcaacaccatcatccctgtGACCCTCCATGGCATGTACAAACCATGACCCTGACCCTCATCCTGACGCGGCCAAGACACGTCAGAAAATACACCATGTTCACTCTTCTGCCAGTCAACCAGATCGTTCTATCAGAAATGCACTACAAATAGTTTTTTCAATCCATCACAGCCATAACAGGGACAGGACACTCACATAAAGTCACTTCACTCCGTCAAATCTAGTGAGTT
The Chaetodon auriga isolate fChaAug3 chromosome 3, fChaAug3.hap1, whole genome shotgun sequence DNA segment above includes these coding regions:
- the LOC143318691 gene encoding retinal Mueller cells isomerohydrolase-like yields the protein MVSRVEHPAGGYKKIFETVEELDEPIPANITGVIPSWLGGSLLRMGPGLFEVGDEPFYHLFDGQALIHKFDLKGGQVTYYRKFLRSDSYVRAMTENRVVITEFGTAAYPDPCKNIFSRFFTYFRGIEVTDNCVVNIYPIGEDFYAVTETNYITKVDPDSLETLKKVDLCKYLSVNGVTAHPHIETDGTVYNIGNCFGKNMSLAYNIVKIPPAQRDQSDPIEKSQVVVQLPSSERLKPSYIHSFGMTDNYFVFVEQPVKINLLKFLSAWSVRGATYMDCFETNDTMGTWFHLATRDSAGYLSSHKFRTSAFNIFHHINTYEEQGFIVVDLCTWKGHDFVYNYLYLANMKQEWEEVKKAAMRAPQPEVRRYVLPVDIHREEQGKNLVSLPYTTATAVLRSDGTIWLEPEVLFSGPRQAFEFPQINYSLCSGKKYSFTYGLGLNHFIPDRIIKLNVQTKETWVWQEEDCYPSEPLFVPTPGATEEDDGVLLSIVVKPGAERPGSLLVLDARKLTELARAEVNTIIPVTLHGMYKP